The following are encoded in a window of Gossypium raimondii isolate GPD5lz chromosome 13, ASM2569854v1, whole genome shotgun sequence genomic DNA:
- the LOC105767325 gene encoding 60S ribosomal protein L4 — MAAAAAAAARPLVSVQTIDSDMATDSTQTVPLADVMKASIRPDIVTFVHDNISKNRRQPYAVSKRAGHQTSAESWGTGRAVSRIPRVPGGGTHRAGQGAFGNMCRGGRMFAPTKIWRRWHRKINVNQKRYAVASAIAASAVTSLVMARGHRIEAVPEMPLVISNAVESVEKTSAAIKVLKQVGAYPDVEKAKDSVGIRPGKGKMRNRRYISRKGPLIVYGTEGAKLVKAFRNIPGVEVANVERLNLLKLAPGGHLGRFIIWTKSAYEKLDSIYGSFEKPSEKKKRYILPRSKMVNADLGRIINSDEVQSVVKPIKKEIKRAPLKKNPLKNLNAMLKLNPYAKTARRMALLAEAQRVKAKKEKLDKKRKPVSKEEATAIKSAGKAWYKTMISDSDYTEFENFSKWLGVSQ, encoded by the exons atgGCAGCAGCTGCCGCCGCCGCTGCACGTCCTCTGGTCTCCGTCCAAACCATAGATTCTGACATGGCCACTGACTCCACCCAAACCGTCCCACTCGCCGATGTCATGAAAGCCTCGATCCGACCCGACATTGTCACCTTCGTCCACGACAACATCTCCAAAAACCGCCGCCAACCCTATGCAGTCTCCAAACGCGCCGGTCACCAGACCTCTGCCGAATCCTGGGGCACAGGCCGCGCTGTCTCTCGCATCCCCCGTGTTCCCGGCGGAGGTACTCACCGTGCTGGTCAAGGTGCTTTCGGAAACATGTGTCGTGGAGGCCGCATGTTTGCTCCGACCAAGATTTGGCGCCGCTGGCACCGGAAAATCAACGTTAACCAGAAGCGCTATGCCGTTGCTTCGGCGATCGCTGCCTCTGCCGTAACCTCCCTCGTCATGGCACGTGGCCACCGCATCGAGGCCGTACCGGAGATGCCTCTGGTCATATCTAACGCCGTGGAGAGCGTTGAGAAAACCTCTGCCGCAATTAAGGTTTTGAAACAGGTTGGGGCATATCCCGACGTGGAAAAGGCTAAGGACAGCGTTGGAATCCGACCCGGGAAAGGGAAAATGAGAAACCGGAGGTACATTTCCCGTAAAGGTCCATTGATTGTTTATGGAACAGAGGGGGCAAAGCTCGTTAAGGCCTTTCGTAACATTCCTGGAGTCGAGGTTGCCAATGTAGAGAGACTTAATCTATTGAAACTCGCTCCTGGAGGACACCTTGGAAGGTTCATTATATGGACCAAATCGGCTTACGAGAAGCTGGATTCGATTTATGGGTCATTTGAGAAGCCTTCCGAGAAGAAGAAACGGTACATCTTGCCTCGTTCTAAGATGGTGAATGCGGATCTCGGTAGGATAATTAACTCCGATGAGGTGCAGTCCGTGGTGAAGCCAATTAAAAAGGAGATCAAGAGGGCACCATTGAAGAAGAATCCTCTTAAGAACTTGAATGCTATGCTGAAGTTGAACCCATATGCAAAGACAGCAAGGAGGATGGCTCTTTTGGCTGAGGCACAACGTGTTAAGGCTAAGAAGGAGAAGCTTGACAAGAAGAGGAAGCCCGTGTCTAAG GAGGAGGCAACAGCAATCAAGTCAGCAGGCAAAGCATGGTATAAGACTATGATCTCGGACAGTGATTACACTGAGTTTGAGAACTTCTCCAAGTGGTTGGGTGTATCGCAGTGA